The Aphanothece sacrum FPU1 genome includes the window TCTACCGACTAAACGTAAGATTTATTGTGTTTTGCGATCGCCTCACGTTGATAAGGATTCACGGGAACATTTTGAAACCCGTACTCATCGCCGCATTATTGATATCTATCAACCGTCTTCTAAAACCATTGATGCTTTAATGAAACTAGATTTACCCGCCGGGGTTGAGATTGAAGTTAAACTTTAATTTCTTGCGCTTCATCGGTGGGTATGTCACCTACAGAAGCTAAGGTGTAGGGGCAATTCATGAACGAATGCGCTTTCCTTCCCCACCCTCAGCTTTCTTCGGGGTGGGGAAGGAAAGCGCGGCGATTTTCGGGGTTCGATACCCCGAAAATCGCCAACTAACTTTTGGGAGCATCTTGATTTTTAATATATTCTTTCAGTTTTTCAATAGGTGCGCCACCAGATGAGGCAACATATGCCACAGCTGCCAAACCTGCTCCATTCGACGTAGATACATAGCAGTTCGTCGCTCCTATATAGTTTCCAGTAGCTCAGCGATCGCCTGATGATCTGGGTTCAGTTGAAGTGCTTGCTGGAGTGCCAACTTGGCAGCATCTAGGTGACTTCTCTGATTTCCAGCATCCAATTGAATTGCCTTTTGATAAGCAGAAACGGCCTGATCGAGCTTACCTAAACGCAAAAATCCTTTCCCCATTAGATAATGAGCTTCAGGTACTGAAGGAGCCACTTGCAAAGCTATCTGTAGATATTTGAGTGCCTGTTCAAAACGATCTTGCTCTAACAAAACTCTGCCAAGATTTAAGTAAGTGTCAAAAAGTTGCGCCGTTGAGCCAACAACGCCCAAGAAAGGCTGTAATGATTTCTCTAAAAACATACTTGCTGAAGAGAAAAACTCTTGCAGTGCAGGTGGGAGCATTACCTCGCTTTCTGGTTTTAGCCTCTCAAGCATCCCTTTTAGTTCTGTGTAGGAATAACCTAAACCAGTAAGCAAATCTTGTCCCAAAAATTCTAAATAATTGTTGGCAGATTGCCAAGTGATTGGATTGTGCAAATCCTGTTGCCAGCGATCTAAATTATCAGAGCTAGGTTTTGTTTGGCACTGAATCAGAGATTGGTCTCCAAACTGCCATTTCTCAGAATCATAATTGCCATAGCTAACTATTTCTGGCTCAAAAGAAAGATTGAGAAAGCAGCAAACCTTTTCAATTTCTGCTGACGGGTTACTTAGTAAGCTTTCATATCTCAAAACTAGAATATTGCCCTGGAAGTTAAGCAACCCTTGGGCAATCAGATCAGGGGCTTTTAGTAAATCATCCTGATAATACTGAATTTTCCACCAATGTTCTTGAACAAAAGTGTTAAAGATAGAAACTAAAATGGCTAGGGGATTCCTAATTAAGAAAATATATTTAGCATCAGGGAAGGTTCTATATAGCTCAGGCAGAATATAATAATATCTTGGGGTTTTATCTAAAAAAAATTTTTTGTCCGATTGCCGAAGCAACCCTTCATATAAATTTAAAGACATTTGTCGTACGGCTTGAAAATAAGCATCTTCACCTTCAGGGTGTAATTCCAAGAAGCTATCGAGTGCTTTCTTACTATTCTGTACACTGTATTCAGCTTGATATCCATTCTCGCGCAGTGCATAGAGAGGATGTAGCATAATCCAAGGTTCAGACACCGTATAAATTTCTCGATGGCTGCCTAAAATACGTTGAGTCAAGGTTGAACCGGCACGAGGTTGAGAAATTAGAAATATTAAATTCTTCTGGCAAAAGGCAGCCATTGAACAAACCCCGACCGTGAGAAAATGACTTGGTTAGATTACTATATCTGACTTTTCACGGGATCTCAAGAGGCAAATAGAGCTTAACAAAAATTAAATGCGATTGCCCTGGCTTGAACCCCCACTTTTTTGGTCAATTGTGATATTAACTTGTCAAGATAATATTTACGAGCTATTAAAATTGCTGCTCGCGTTCATCCCCATGTCTGAAACCAGGGGCTTCCCGCTCGTTTTTCGGTGAAAATTCAGATGCCTAGTTCATTCTGTTATAGGCAGAGGCATCTCCTTTAAATGATTTGCTTTCTATCCCCTCAACACTAATAGGTAGGTTTCCGACAATTGTTACCCGTTGAACGCGACGAGGCTGAGAACCAAAATCATTGATGCCATAGTGTTGGGTTACTCGGTTATCCCAGAAAGCAATGTCCCCCTGTTGCCAATGCCAACGTACAGTATTTTCAGGACGTATGATGTAGGACTGTAATAGCTTCAGGATCTGAATTGATTCATCTACGGAAAGCTCTCGAAACTGACGCACAAAAGCACCAATAAACAGCCCTCGTTCACCAGACTCTCGAATAACGCGAACCACTGGATGTAATGTCTGGTATTCCGTTGAGGTAAAAATTTTGCCTAATTCCCGTCGCTTCTTGGATATGTTCACAGTTGCTGCCTCATAGTCATTATAGGTATTGCTGTGTACAGCAAAAAGCTGGTCAGCCAAGCTACGTAGTGGTGCAGGCAGATCTTGATAGGCTGTGACAGTGTTTGCCCACAATGTATCTCCCCCCACGGCAGGAATTTCCACTGCACGCAAAACTGAAGCAAAGGGAGGACGATCAATAAATGTTAGATCTGTATGCCATTGGTTAGTACGATTATCCATGCGTCCATAGTCGAAGTCAAATATCTCTGGATGACCAGGTAAAGATGGAAGTAAGGGATGTGCTTCGGTAAGCACCCCAAATCGTCGGGCGAAGGCTACCTGACTAATTTCCGTCAGTTGCTGTCGTCGAAAGAAAATCACCTTATACTTGATTAAGGCTCGACGAATATCAGCAACTGTCTCATCGCTGAGATTCTGGGCAAGCTCAAGTCCCACTATTTCTGCCCCAATTCGTCCAGCAAGCGGACAAATATCAAAGTTCTCATACTCGTCTGTTTTTAGCCCTGTGGTTATCTGAGCTTGAGTTGTTCTATTCATCAATAATTACTCTCATTTAAATTTCAATTTTAATGCCAATAAAGCTCTTCACAATATTGGATATACTCGTTTCTTTGAATATTGCCAAATGAAAACCAAGCTATATAGCGTCGTAACTCTTCGCAAGGCAGGGTTGTAATATCTTTAACATATAAAATTTCTTGAGATTCCCAATTTACAATATTGGTTGAAAGCAGACCGTAAAATGCTTCTTCCCATGAATTAGCCGTTACATCAGATTTGTGGTGAGTTATCTTCGTATTCATTGATGAACTACCAGGTCTAGCGTTTGCTAAAGCATGAATAATGTCCATGGTGTGAGTTTGATATAGGTCATTGGCCTTCTCTGGATTTGGGTTGTTCTTGTTGCGTAAGCACCACTCCTTGATAATTAAGGTGGAGAGTCGATCTGACAACATCCCAATCGAATTTAGACCTACTCCTACCTCTGTCTGTGCTTCACTCCAGTCGTACTGGGGACGATTTAGGTGTTTATAGTTGTTGATCATACTTGTCTTCAAACTAGCAAGCTGATTTGATAAATCGGGTAACAATTCTTGTAGAGGAATAACATCAGAGGACAACTTTAAAAAATCTATAAGTTTGTAGCTTTGAGATGTTAACTCCTGAAAATATTGCACTAGTTGCTGTTTCATCTGCTAATTTTATTTATCCATTAGTTTTGACGGTGGCAGGTTTAATGACGTAAGCTGTTGGGCAAGGATAGTGCAGAGCTTGAATTTGAATATTCTTCTGTTCAAAGAATTGATCCGCTCCTTGTGCTTCAGACCATTGATGATAGGCATATTCGTCAAATACTACCATTCCTCCTACAGATACTCTATCCCAAAACGCATTCAAGGCGTGATAGGTGGGATATTGTAAGTCTAAATCCAGATATAAACAGGATATTTTGAACCCAGGTCTTTGGTCAACAAACTCTTGAGCAACTTGTGAAATATCACCTTTGACGATTTCATAGCTGCTTTGAATAAACCCCGCATTAGCAATTAAATCATGAACAAATCTTTCTGCCCCTTCTTCATGCTGATAGCCTCTCACCTCAAATAGACTTTTCATCGAAACCTTGTCTTGCCCAGACAAAGAATTAAGTAAAGATTCTGTGTCAAAGTAGTCAAACCCTATAACTTTTTTTAGAGCGTTAGGTGCTAGGATTCTTTTAAGCTTTAGCCAAGTTAACATACCACTTCCCCTGTAGACTCCAGCTTCCACAATGTCCCCTGGCACATTAATAATTTTTTCAAAAATTAGGGTTCTCGCAACTAGCTTAGCTAGTATCTTAGTATCGTCGCTGAAAATAAATTGCTCAAAGGCATCATATATTTCACGTTGCTTTTGTGTTCTTGTTTCTAAAGTAACTGAGTCATTTAGTTGGGCTTGGTACTCAATTTTAGGTGGAGAATCATTCATAAAGGCTTATTCCTCATTTGAAAAATAGGAGTTTTCTCACTCCCGTATTTACTTATAACAGATAAGCTGTTTACATCGAGCTTGCGAGATGATGAGGAATCGCCAAATATGATATAATCGGGAAACAAGGCATAACGTAAAGTACCCGCTTTGCTGTAGAGACGACTAACCGTAGCATAGAAGCACCTGGGCAACTAGACGGCAATAGTCCACCCTCAATAGATACATTTAACGGCAGTATCCTGATACCAGAATCAGCGTCTAATAGTAGGTTTTGTCCCCTTAGATATTTCTGGCTAAAAACCAATATATTTAGCCACAACCCAACCTACAAAAATGATGATATGCTGGCTGCTTAAATATGTCAGGATGGTGGCATTAGATCCAGTTATTAATGCAAGATGAATCCACACAATTTTCTGAAGGCTAACTCTCCTTGGGCCAATGTTGTCAAGGGGGGTTTACTGTTTTTCCTCTGTAGTTTAGTCGCTTGTGGTGGAGGGAAAAAACCCGAAGCAAATAAGCCAGAAGAAACCCGACAAGAGAGCCGTTTATTCCTAAATAATGCTACTTTAGAGCAATCTAACCCTAAAGGGCAGCTAGTTTGGAAAATTCAGGTAGATGAGGCTGCTTATACCCCTGATCGTCATAAAGCGCAGTTGACTGGGGTAAAAGGTAATCTGTTCCAAGACGGAAAGATTGTTTTACAAATTAAATCTGATGAAGGGGAGATTTACCGCGATGGGGTCGAAATTTTTCTCCGCAAAAATATTGTAGCCCTAGATCCGCGCAATAAGACCGTGATTCGTAGCAATGAGGTAGAATGGCGGCCCCAAGACTCTGTGTTGATAGTTCGCAAAAATTTACGGGGATCTCATCCTGATCTAGAGGCCTCTGCTAAAGAAGGAAAATACTATACTCGCAAAGAACAATTAGAATTAACGGGTAATATTGTTGCTACTGCCAAAAATCCGCGACTACAACTCAAAACCGAGTATTTACAATGGGATGTTTCTCAAGACAAACTCAAAGGCGATCGCTTATTTAACCTAGTGCGTTTCCAAGATAAAACCGTCACTGATCGTTTAGTCGGTAAAAAGCTTGAAGTTCGTTTCAAGACCAAAGAAGTCATCATTGAGGATAATATTGATTTCAAGTCCATTAAACCCCCCATACAAGTGGCAACTAAACAAGTCATTTGGCAGTATAAAAACCGTCAAGTGCGTTCAGACAAACCCATTCAACTGATTAACTATGTGGACGGTGTTAGTATCACTGCTAACCAAGCGCAAGTGGATTTTAGTCAACAAATAGCTTATCTTAAAGGAGGAGTTCAGGGGACAAATGCCTCTAATCAGGGGAAATTGTATGCCAATGATATCACCTGGAATATGGGAACTCGCATCGTGGAAGCGTTAGGCAATGTTATTTATGAACAAGCTAATCCTAAGTTTAATCTCACGGGAGAAAAAGCAGTAGGAACCCTTCACGATAATAAAATTATGGTAAGTGGCAATAATCAAGAAAGAGTCGTGACCGAAATTTTCCCCGATTAATATATAACTGCTTTTATGCTTTTAAATCCTTCTATTTTCTTAGTCCAAATGGATGAACTCTTTAGCCAAAGAGCCTCGATTGATTTAACAGAAGCAGGTTATAATCCTGTCATTATTCCTCATAGTAAACAAGCTTTAATAGAAGTAGAAAAACAACAACCTGCGATGATTCTCATTGATCGTCAACGGGCTGGTAATTTTGGATTTACCTTATGTCAAGAAATCAGACAACAGGGAAATCAAGTATTAATAATTATGGTAGTGGATAGAGAAACTCTTGAAGAAAGAGTTGCTTGTTTAGAGATGGGGGCTGATGATTATTTATTGCAACCCTATCGTTCAGAAACCTTGCTTAAGTTAGTTAGGTTTTATCTAACTCCTCCAGAAACTAATCAAGAACAATTACAATTTGGAGAGGTCATTCTTGATTTAACCACTCGTCAACTATTACTTAATCACAAAGCGATCAATCTGACTATGAAAGAATTTGAATTGCTTAAATATTTTATGTCTTATCCTAGAGAAGTGCTAAGCAGAGATAAGATTTTAGAACAGGTTTGGGGATATGATTTTCAGGGAGAATCTAATGTGATTGAGGTTTATATTCGTTACTTACGTTTGAAGCTAGAAAGTGAGGGTCACAAACGACTTATTCACACAGTTAGAGGCGTAGGATATGTATTACGAGAAGGGTGATGAGGTGATGAGGTGATGGGGTGATGAGGTAACTTTTTTGCGATTATCATGAAGTAAGTAAGGGGGATTTATTGAACTTATTTGTGAGTATCATAAATACGGGAAAAAACCAGCAAGGTTGAAAAAATTATAACTCCGAAGGAGGGCGGGTTTATTGAACTTATTTGTGAGTATCATAAATACATGAAAAAACCCGCCCCTACTAAAACGGCTGATTTCTGAAAGCAACAAATATTTAATTGAGGAACTATGAAACAACCAATTTATTTATTAATAATGATTAGCTTTTTAGTATTAGGATGTTCTCCTAACCCTAATGTGAATACAACGGGAGAAAAAACACTTTCAACACTTGTAGAGTCTCAAGGACAAATATTACCAATTGAAGCGCAAGTAAAAATAGGCTCAGAAGTTATTGAATTAGAAGTAGCGAAAACTCCTGAACAACAAAGTATGGGGTTAATGTATCGAGATTCTTTACCTAAAAATAGAGGCATGATTTTTCTATTTGATCAACCACGATTTCTGAAATTTTGGATGAAAAATGTTACTATCCCCCTAGATATGGTCTTTTTACATAAGGGTGAAGTTAAAGCTATTTTAGCTAATGTTCCTCCTTGTTCTAGTGATACTTGTCCTACTTATGGACCAGAAGCTAGTATGGATCAAGTTATTGAATTAGGAGGAGGTAGGGCAGCAGAAATTGGAATTAAAAAAGGTGATCGTCTTGATATTAAATTCCAGAAAAATCCTCAATAACAAAGCATTTTAAACTATATAGTAATTCTCTTTAATATTATGAATTCTTTGCTGTCTTATTTACCAGAAAACACCCGTAAAAGATTAAATCTTGCTGATAATATTTGGAAAAACTTACGCAAAAATAAATCTTCATTAGTCCCTGAAATTATAACAGAATCAACTGAAAATATTGGAGAAATTGATGCCGATGTGGTTATTGCTGGGGGAACATTAGGTGTTTTAATTGCAGCTACTTTACAACAACAAGGATGGAAAGTAATATTAATTGAAAGAGGAATTTTACGAGG containing:
- a CDS encoding sulfotransferase family protein encodes the protein MAAFCQKNLIFLISQPRAGSTLTQRILGSHREIYTVSEPWIMLHPLYALRENGYQAEYSVQNSKKALDSFLELHPEGEDAYFQAVRQMSLNLYEGLLRQSDKKFFLDKTPRYYYILPELYRTFPDAKYIFLIRNPLAILVSIFNTFVQEHWWKIQYYQDDLLKAPDLIAQGLLNFQGNILVLRYESLLSNPSAEIEKVCCFLNLSFEPEIVSYGNYDSEKWQFGDQSLIQCQTKPSSDNLDRWQQDLHNPITWQSANNYLEFLGQDLLTGLGYSYTELKGMLERLKPESEVMLPPALQEFFSSASMFLEKSLQPFLGVVGSTAQLFDTYLNLGRVLLEQDRFEQALKYLQIALQVAPSVPEAHYLMGKGFLRLGKLDQAVSAYQKAIQLDAGNQRSHLDAAKLALQQALQLNPDHQAIAELLETI
- a CDS encoding TylF/MycF/NovP-related O-methyltransferase, translating into MNDSPPKIEYQAQLNDSVTLETRTQKQREIYDAFEQFIFSDDTKILAKLVARTLIFEKIINVPGDIVEAGVYRGSGMLTWLKLKRILAPNALKKVIGFDYFDTESLLNSLSGQDKVSMKSLFEVRGYQHEEGAERFVHDLIANAGFIQSSYEIVKGDISQVAQEFVDQRPGFKISCLYLDLDLQYPTYHALNAFWDRVSVGGMVVFDEYAYHQWSEAQGADQFFEQKNIQIQALHYPCPTAYVIKPATVKTNG
- a CDS encoding DUF192 domain-containing protein, encoding MKQPIYLLIMISFLVLGCSPNPNVNTTGEKTLSTLVESQGQILPIEAQVKIGSEVIELEVAKTPEQQSMGLMYRDSLPKNRGMIFLFDQPRFLKFWMKNVTIPLDMVFLHKGEVKAILANVPPCSSDTCPTYGPEASMDQVIELGGGRAAEIGIKKGDRLDIKFQKNPQ
- the nblR gene encoding response regulator transcription factor NblR; translation: MLLNPSIFLVQMDELFSQRASIDLTEAGYNPVIIPHSKQALIEVEKQQPAMILIDRQRAGNFGFTLCQEIRQQGNQVLIIMVVDRETLEERVACLEMGADDYLLQPYRSETLLKLVRFYLTPPETNQEQLQFGEVILDLTTRQLLLNHKAINLTMKEFELLKYFMSYPREVLSRDKILEQVWGYDFQGESNVIEVYIRYLRLKLESEGHKRLIHTVRGVGYVLREG
- the lptC gene encoding LPS export ABC transporter periplasmic protein LptC; its protein translation is MNPHNFLKANSPWANVVKGGLLFFLCSLVACGGGKKPEANKPEETRQESRLFLNNATLEQSNPKGQLVWKIQVDEAAYTPDRHKAQLTGVKGNLFQDGKIVLQIKSDEGEIYRDGVEIFLRKNIVALDPRNKTVIRSNEVEWRPQDSVLIVRKNLRGSHPDLEASAKEGKYYTRKEQLELTGNIVATAKNPRLQLKTEYLQWDVSQDKLKGDRLFNLVRFQDKTVTDRLVGKKLEVRFKTKEVIIEDNIDFKSIKPPIQVATKQVIWQYKNRQVRSDKPIQLINYVDGVSITANQAQVDFSQQIAYLKGGVQGTNASNQGKLYANDITWNMGTRIVEALGNVIYEQANPKFNLTGEKAVGTLHDNKIMVSGNNQERVVTEIFPD
- a CDS encoding TauD/TfdA dioxygenase family protein, whose translation is MNRTTQAQITTGLKTDEYENFDICPLAGRIGAEIVGLELAQNLSDETVADIRRALIKYKVIFFRRQQLTEISQVAFARRFGVLTEAHPLLPSLPGHPEIFDFDYGRMDNRTNQWHTDLTFIDRPPFASVLRAVEIPAVGGDTLWANTVTAYQDLPAPLRSLADQLFAVHSNTYNDYEAATVNISKKRRELGKIFTSTEYQTLHPVVRVIRESGERGLFIGAFVRQFRELSVDESIQILKLLQSYIIRPENTVRWHWQQGDIAFWDNRVTQHYGINDFGSQPRRVQRVTIVGNLPISVEGIESKSFKGDASAYNRMN
- the rpsJ gene encoding 30S ribosomal protein S10, which translates into the protein MATLAQQKIRIRLKAFDRRLLDTSCEKIVDTANRTDATAIGPIPLPTKRKIYCVLRSPHVDKDSREHFETRTHRRIIDIYQPSSKTIDALMKLDLPAGVEIEVKL